A genome region from Anopheles stephensi strain Indian chromosome 2, UCI_ANSTEP_V1.0, whole genome shotgun sequence includes the following:
- the LOC118506945 gene encoding uncharacterized protein LOC118506945 produces the protein MAARSAYFVTVLVLATIGWQCVEAQSNPWRRQNDSFATETASDRSQRLGLTTGYGGVNGYGYSSTGLGSYTPLKIDLGGVVLGTLVGIGALLLLPKLVNVIGGGYGSSGHYRSADSDPTGISDLMNKVDDYLAQNNIDSGACMQKAVCSYLRSSDYHAQVGTADQVEHMILALSENSIIDYMLDGTAIKEAIKNGKMQTARSCDEIYSTCPLDRQSTLKLFKKMFPIGN, from the exons ATGGCAGCACGTTCAGCTTACTTTGTGACCGTTTTAGTACTTGCAACGATCGGTTGGCAGTGTGTTGAGGCACAAAG CAATCCTTGGCGGCGACAAAACGACAGCTTTGCAACCGAAACGGCCAGCGATCGTAGCCAACGACTAGGGCTGACAACGGGCTACGGTGGTGTCAATGGCTACGGTTACTCCAGCACCGGCCTTGGTTCTTACACACCGCTCAAAATCGATCTCGGCGGTGTCGTTCTTGGCACACTCGTCGGCATCGGTGCGCTGCTACTTCTCCCAAAGCTGGTCAATGTGATCGGTGGTGGATATGGAAGCTCTGGCCATTACCGTAGCGCGGACAGCGATCCGACCGGGATCAGTGATCTGATGAACAAGGTTGACGATTATCTCGCCCAGAACAACATCGACTCGGGAGCGTGTATGCAGAAGGCCGTTTGCAGTTACCTTCGTTCGTCGGATTACCACGCCCAGGTGGGCACGGCCGATCAGGTGGAACATATGATCCTGGCCCTGTCAGA AAACTCGATCATCGACTACATGCTGGACGGGACGGCGATTAAGGAAGCGATCAAGAATGGAAAAATGCAGACCGCTCGATCGTGCGATGAAATCTACTCGACCTGTCCGCTCGACCGTCAATCTACGCTGAAGCTGTTCAAGAAGATGTTCCCGATCGGAAACTAA